A single Parabacteroides timonensis DNA region contains:
- a CDS encoding DUF4374 domain-containing protein produces MKKNFFLTGLFATAMAGLTLTACDDDPTNGGGNDGGEEENNAEYVIAASVTASGNTTNVLVTSESLDEGTVTTKNNGVVNDGATYWVFFKNQYLYALTYNQGEAGGTRSYIMESPGELKKRSAEFNVKRFTSYGIYDKYIMTSSTGDGPTDWSDENGYTPKVFLLSYLDPAAETFTTNDTQNKAYLSENFLGNGEYVTLAGILEHNNKIYSAAIPMGLSQYGTKDQGGKWVKAGNEDLVKKESGGSNSSAYKKDELQWTQYPNECWVAIFDDANMTSKKLIKTDRISYAAGRFKSQYYQMIWAADNGDVYVFSPSYAKTMTDARQQTTLPAGVVRIPSGSTDFDDYYCDLEAITNGNSFLRTWHITDDYFLLLMYDKPFSNADRVANQLAIFKAGDKKLTYVTGLPSTDTISGFGDAPYVENGTAYVTVTFNEGGGNPVIYKIDPATAAATKGLTIEATQVSGVGKLTVAK; encoded by the coding sequence ATGAAGAAGAATTTCTTTTTAACAGGCCTGTTCGCAACCGCGATGGCCGGACTGACACTGACAGCGTGTGACGACGATCCGACTAACGGCGGAGGAAACGACGGCGGAGAAGAAGAAAACAATGCAGAATATGTAATCGCCGCCTCCGTTACGGCTTCCGGAAATACAACCAACGTATTGGTAACCTCCGAATCGCTGGACGAAGGCACAGTCACCACCAAAAACAACGGTGTCGTGAACGACGGTGCAACCTACTGGGTATTCTTTAAGAACCAATACCTCTACGCCCTCACTTACAACCAGGGTGAAGCCGGAGGCACCCGCTCTTATATCATGGAATCTCCAGGGGAATTAAAGAAACGTTCTGCCGAATTCAATGTAAAGCGTTTTACCTCCTACGGTATCTATGATAAATATATCATGACTTCCTCTACCGGCGACGGCCCGACAGACTGGAGTGACGAAAACGGTTACACTCCGAAAGTATTCCTGTTGTCTTACCTCGATCCCGCAGCTGAAACATTCACCACCAACGACACACAGAACAAAGCCTATTTGTCTGAAAACTTCCTGGGTAACGGTGAATATGTAACCCTGGCAGGTATCCTGGAACACAACAACAAGATTTACAGTGCCGCCATCCCGATGGGTCTGAGCCAGTACGGTACAAAAGACCAGGGCGGCAAATGGGTGAAAGCCGGCAACGAAGACCTGGTAAAAAAAGAATCGGGCGGTTCCAATAGTAGCGCATACAAGAAAGACGAATTGCAGTGGACACAATACCCGAACGAATGTTGGGTAGCCATCTTCGACGATGCCAACATGACCAGCAAGAAACTGATCAAGACAGACAGAATCAGCTATGCTGCCGGACGCTTCAAGTCTCAGTATTATCAAATGATCTGGGCAGCCGACAACGGTGATGTGTACGTATTCTCTCCGAGCTACGCCAAGACGATGACCGACGCCCGTCAGCAGACAACATTGCCTGCCGGTGTAGTACGCATCCCGAGTGGAAGCACTGACTTCGACGATTACTATTGCGACCTGGAAGCAATAACCAACGGTAACTCTTTCCTTCGCACCTGGCATATCACAGACGACTATTTCCTGTTGTTGATGTATGACAAACCATTCTCCAACGCTGATCGCGTAGCCAACCAGTTAGCTATCTTCAAAGCTGGCGACAAGAAGTTGACATACGTAACAGGTCTTCCTTCAACAGACACAATCAGCGGCTTCGGCGATGCTCCGTATGTTGAAAACGGCACTGCTTACGTAACAGTAACCTTCAACGAAGGCGGCGGCAACCCGGTTATCTACAAGATCGATCCGGCAACAGCCGCGGCAACAAAGGGTCTGACAATCGAAGCTACCCAGGTGAGCGGTGTCGGCAAACTGACAGTCGCTAAATAA
- a CDS encoding alpha/beta hydrolase, whose amino-acid sequence MIRIHIFLILLLLPLTMRSQEDICIGKKHSLYSTVLQEERNYWVHLPDSYGRDTTQHYQVIYLLDGDAFFHSVVGISRTFTTVKGRHLPPSIIVGVLNVDRTRDLTPTASAAGRDGKIAPDAVPQGGGSELFSRFLTEELRNVIDNSYRTNGKNMLIGHSYSGLFTLNTFLHHTDLFDTYLAVDPSLWWDRGKLSEEAASLIAGKDFTGKSLYIGVASKKRTDRVDIHLNKVNHLLKEVLPQAGNLRFFSKSFPEENHGTVAIPGIYDGIKQLYGK is encoded by the coding sequence ATGATTCGTATTCACATCTTTCTTATACTCCTCCTGCTCCCGCTAACCATGCGGAGCCAGGAGGATATTTGTATAGGAAAGAAACATAGCCTTTACTCCACGGTCTTACAGGAAGAGCGAAACTACTGGGTACACCTGCCCGACAGCTACGGACGGGATACAACGCAGCATTACCAGGTGATCTACCTGCTCGACGGGGATGCATTCTTCCATTCGGTAGTCGGCATCAGCCGGACATTCACTACGGTCAAGGGTAGGCATCTTCCCCCGAGTATCATCGTCGGTGTACTGAACGTCGACCGTACGCGCGACCTGACACCTACCGCTTCGGCAGCAGGCAGGGACGGAAAGATTGCCCCTGATGCCGTTCCCCAAGGTGGCGGAAGCGAACTCTTCAGCCGCTTTCTGACGGAGGAGCTTCGCAATGTAATAGACAACAGCTATCGTACCAACGGAAAGAATATGTTGATAGGCCATTCCTATTCCGGATTGTTTACCCTCAACACATTCCTACATCATACCGACCTGTTCGACACCTACCTAGCTGTCGATCCAAGCCTGTGGTGGGATCGGGGCAAGTTGTCGGAAGAAGCTGCCTCGCTGATTGCAGGAAAGGATTTCACAGGGAAAAGCCTGTATATCGGTGTCGCTTCCAAGAAACGTACCGACCGGGTGGACATCCACCTCAACAAAGTAAACCACCTCCTGAAAGAGGTCTTGCCGCAGGCCGGAAACCTGCGTTTCTTTAGTAAATCATTCCCCGAAGAGAACCACGGAACAGTCGCTATTCCGGGAA
- a CDS encoding TonB-dependent receptor — protein sequence MISGKILSTEKEIVDFATVYLKGTNYGGTTNEEGIYHLKAPAGNYTLVVSAIGYTTVEKAVRLIDGERTKQNLTISPQVEELDEVVVVSNGISRLKRSAFNAIAVDTKELQNSTKSLSDALSKAPGMKLRESGGVGSDMQLMLDGFSGKHVKVFIDGVPQEGVGNSFALNNIPVNFAERIEVYKGVVPVGFGTDAIGGVVNIVTNKKRRNWFLDASYSYGSFNTHKSYVNFGQTLDNGFTYEINAFQNYSDNDYYVDAPVKDFETGRLDTENKERVKRFNDTYHNEAVIGKVGFVNKNWADRLLLGFTYSNMYQEIQTGVRQNTVYGEKHRKGHSLMPSLEYNKRDLLTKGLDLVFTANYNKNLTTNIDTSAYEYNWRGEKHLMNSRGEQSYQHTRSDNNNWNGTVTVNYRLGRAHSFTFNNVLTAFRRSNTSLLTNEELTDAIDKQTRKNIAGLSYRLMPSEHWNLSVFGKHYNQYVAGPMATDNTSSEYVRTSRSVSSLGYGAAGTYFVLPGLQAKLSYEKAYRLPTIEEMFGNEDLEMGDIGIKPEKSDNVNLNISYNKTLGKHGVYVEGGLIYRNTNDYIQRNITDLSGGKQAASYINYGKVLTKGYNLSARYSFSNWLSVGGNYTQMNVRDNQKTAIGSSAENIAYKERMPNLPYRFADSDVTLYWRNLWKKGNTLIFTYDNQYLHSFTYYSSIIGSNKGEYVVPNQFSHNLTLSYSLQNGRYNISFECRNFTDEKLYDNFSLQKAGRAFYGKFRIYLGN from the coding sequence ATGATCTCGGGGAAGATATTATCTACGGAAAAAGAAATAGTTGATTTTGCAACAGTCTATCTCAAAGGCACAAACTACGGCGGTACAACGAATGAAGAAGGTATCTACCATCTGAAAGCACCCGCAGGGAATTATACACTGGTAGTATCCGCCATCGGCTATACGACCGTAGAGAAAGCAGTCCGGCTGATCGACGGCGAACGCACGAAACAAAACCTGACCATCTCACCGCAGGTAGAAGAACTGGATGAAGTTGTCGTCGTTTCCAACGGGATAAGTCGTTTGAAACGTTCCGCCTTCAACGCCATTGCGGTAGACACCAAAGAACTTCAGAACTCCACCAAGAGCCTGAGCGATGCCCTTTCGAAAGCGCCGGGGATGAAACTCCGTGAGTCGGGCGGTGTCGGATCGGATATGCAGCTGATGCTGGACGGTTTCAGCGGAAAACATGTGAAGGTGTTTATCGACGGCGTACCGCAGGAAGGGGTCGGCAATTCGTTTGCGCTGAACAATATCCCCGTCAACTTTGCCGAACGCATCGAAGTCTACAAAGGCGTTGTACCCGTCGGCTTCGGGACGGATGCCATCGGCGGCGTGGTTAATATTGTGACGAATAAAAAGCGCCGTAACTGGTTCCTCGATGCCTCCTATTCCTACGGATCGTTCAATACCCATAAATCGTATGTCAACTTCGGGCAGACGCTGGATAACGGTTTCACTTACGAGATCAACGCTTTCCAGAACTATTCGGACAACGATTATTACGTGGATGCCCCGGTGAAGGATTTCGAAACCGGACGGCTCGATACGGAAAATAAAGAACGCGTGAAACGTTTCAACGACACCTACCATAATGAAGCCGTGATCGGAAAGGTCGGCTTCGTCAACAAGAACTGGGCGGACCGCCTGCTATTGGGCTTCACCTATTCGAACATGTACCAGGAGATACAGACCGGCGTACGCCAGAATACGGTCTACGGCGAGAAGCACCGGAAAGGCCATTCGCTGATGCCGTCGCTCGAATACAACAAACGCGACCTGTTGACCAAAGGGCTCGACCTGGTTTTCACCGCCAATTACAATAAGAACCTGACGACCAACATCGACACCTCTGCCTACGAATATAACTGGCGCGGCGAGAAGCACCTGATGAATTCGCGTGGCGAGCAATCGTACCAGCATACACGGTCGGACAACAATAACTGGAATGGTACGGTAACGGTCAATTACCGTCTGGGCCGCGCCCATTCTTTCACTTTCAACAATGTACTGACCGCTTTCCGCCGTTCCAACACCTCGCTGTTGACCAACGAGGAACTGACGGATGCCATCGACAAGCAGACGCGCAAGAACATTGCCGGTCTGTCGTATCGACTGATGCCGTCGGAGCACTGGAACCTCTCCGTCTTCGGCAAGCATTACAACCAGTATGTAGCAGGTCCGATGGCGACCGACAATACGAGTTCCGAATATGTCCGCACTTCCCGTAGCGTCAGTTCCCTGGGATACGGTGCAGCAGGTACTTACTTCGTTCTGCCGGGATTGCAGGCAAAACTCTCCTACGAGAAAGCCTACCGCCTCCCCACCATCGAAGAGATGTTCGGTAACGAAGACCTCGAAATGGGTGACATCGGCATCAAACCGGAAAAAAGCGACAACGTGAACCTGAATATCAGCTACAACAAGACACTGGGCAAGCACGGCGTTTACGTCGAAGGGGGCCTGATCTACCGTAACACCAACGATTATATCCAGCGTAACATCACCGACCTGAGTGGCGGTAAGCAGGCTGCGAGCTACATCAACTACGGCAAAGTACTGACCAAAGGATACAACCTCTCCGCCCGTTACAGTTTCTCGAACTGGCTGAGCGTAGGAGGAAACTATACGCAAATGAACGTTCGCGACAACCAAAAAACGGCGATCGGCAGCAGCGCGGAAAACATCGCCTACAAAGAGCGTATGCCGAACCTGCCCTACCGTTTTGCCGACTCTGACGTGACGCTCTACTGGCGTAACCTCTGGAAGAAAGGCAATACATTGATCTTTACATACGACAATCAATATCTGCATAGTTTCACGTATTATTCCTCCATCATCGGATCGAATAAAGGTGAATATGTAGTCCCCAACCAGTTCTCTCACAATCTGACCTTGTCTTACAGCCTTCAGAACGGACGTTACAACATCTCGTTCGAATGCCGCAACTTCACCGACGAGAAGCTATACGACAATTTCAGCTTGCAGAAAGCGGGACGGGCATTCTACGGAAAGTTCCGTATCTACTTAGGCAATTAA